A window of the Amycolatopsis solani genome harbors these coding sequences:
- a CDS encoding lysylphosphatidylglycerol synthase transmembrane domain-containing protein: MTTVEDLPAAGKPPKSAKAKVLDVVRWVAILLVIGFAAKQLASNWGEFWHTLRDVAWQSSLLSLLALVAAIMVSTWGWQAMVDDLGKPIGYARGAQICLVGSLGKYVPGSVWAYLLQMELGRKAGLARARIFTGSLIQLGVGVVSALVVSLLAAPAVFSNSPRALWLFVLIPVGLAMLHPKILTWGTSLVLRILRRPPLAHPLGWRVVGKVFGASTAAWCLQGIHLWLLANSVGTPGFSGFVLCVGAMAVAMTVGTFAFILPSGVGVREVAQVAVLTASGLTVGQATAFAVASRVMFTVADLLTAGIAAVAARSTRPVTTAA, from the coding sequence ATGACGACAGTTGAGGACTTGCCGGCGGCCGGCAAGCCGCCGAAGTCCGCCAAGGCGAAGGTCCTCGACGTCGTCAGATGGGTCGCGATCCTGCTGGTCATCGGCTTCGCGGCCAAGCAGCTCGCTTCGAACTGGGGCGAGTTCTGGCACACCCTGCGTGACGTCGCCTGGCAGTCGTCGCTGCTGAGCCTGCTCGCCCTGGTCGCGGCGATCATGGTCTCGACCTGGGGCTGGCAGGCGATGGTCGACGACCTCGGCAAGCCCATCGGCTACGCCCGCGGCGCCCAGATCTGCCTGGTCGGCTCGCTCGGCAAGTACGTGCCGGGCTCGGTCTGGGCCTACCTGCTGCAGATGGAGCTGGGCCGCAAGGCGGGCCTGGCCAGGGCCCGCATCTTCACCGGCTCCCTGATCCAGCTCGGCGTGGGCGTGGTGTCGGCGCTGGTGGTGTCGCTCCTGGCGGCGCCGGCGGTGTTCAGCAACAGCCCGCGCGCGCTGTGGCTGTTCGTGCTCATCCCGGTCGGCCTGGCGATGCTGCACCCGAAGATCCTGACCTGGGGCACCTCGCTGGTGCTGCGCATCCTCCGCCGCCCGCCGCTCGCCCACCCCCTGGGCTGGCGGGTGGTCGGCAAGGTCTTCGGCGCCTCGACGGCGGCGTGGTGCCTGCAGGGCATCCACCTCTGGCTGCTGGCCAACTCGGTGGGCACCCCGGGCTTCAGCGGCTTCGTGCTCTGCGTGGGCGCGATGGCCGTGGCGATGACGGTGGGCACGTTCGCGTTCATCCTGCCCAGCGGCGTGGGCGTCCGCGAGGTGGCCCAGGTCGCGGTCCTGACGGCGAGCGGCCTGACGGTCGGCCAGGCGACGGCGTTCGCGGTGGCCTCCCGCGTGATGTTCACGGTGGCCGACCTCCTGACGGCGGGCATCGCCGCGGTGGCGGCCCGCTCGACCCGCCCGGTCACGACCGCCGCCTGA